A genomic region of Gossypium hirsutum isolate 1008001.06 chromosome D01, Gossypium_hirsutum_v2.1, whole genome shotgun sequence contains the following coding sequences:
- the LOC107921146 gene encoding zinc transporter 1 isoform X2 produces MKTKEHSFISSLFICLLYLPVLVTAECSCENEVLSKDTGNKTKALKYKFVAISSILMAGAVGVSLPIMAKKIPTFGPQNNIFFLIKAFAGGVILATAFVHILPDAYQSFTSPCLSEKPWGVFPFTGFLAMVSAILTMMMDTFATSFCKSSHFDKALPVNGDEEMLGEHEGHVHVHTHPTHDHAHGSAESSHHLMITQRIISQVLEVGIVVHSVIIGVALGASQSATTIKPLVAALTFHQFFEGMGLGGCISQAKFKSRAIAMMLVIFSLTTPMGIALGMGISKIYNENSPKALVVEGIFNSLSAGILIYMSLVDLLGVDFMNPLMQTSLKLLLGSNLSLLLGAASMSLLAKWS; encoded by the exons ATGAAGACGAAGGAGCATTCCTTTATCTCTTCTCTATTTATTTGTCTTCTTTACCTTCCTGTCTTGGTCACTGCAGAGTGTAGTTGTGAAAATGAGGTGTTGTCAAAGGATACGGGCAACAAAACCAAGGCTTTGAAATACAAATTTGTGGCAATTTCATCAATCTTGATGGCCGGGGCTGTAGGAGTTTCTCTACCAATTATGGCCAAGAAAATCCCAACTTTTGGACcccaaaataatattttctttctGATAAAAGCCTTTGCGGGTGGAGTGATACTTGCCACTGCTTTTGTACACATACTTCCGGATGCATACCAGTCTTTTACTAGCCCTTGCCTTAGTGAAAAGCCTTGGGGGGTTTTCCCTTTCACCGGCTTTTTGGCCATGGTTTCTGCTATACTCACAATGATGATGGATACATTTGCGACAAGTTTCTGTAAGAGTTCCCATTTCGACAAAGCTTTGCCGGTGAATGGTGATGAGGAGATGTTAGGGGAGCATGAGGGACATGTTCATGTTCATACGCATCCCACTCACGATCATGCTCATGGATCTGCCGAATCATCTCATCATCTTATGATCACCCAACGTATTATTTCACAG GTATTGGAGGTGGGGATTGTAGTTCATTCTGTGATAATTGGAGTGGCATTGGGTGCATCCCAAAGTGCAACGACAATCAAGCCTCTTGTAGCAGCATTGACTTTCCATCAATTCTTTGAAGGCATGGGTCTTGGTGGCTGCATCTCTCAG GCAAAATTCAAGAGCAGAGCCATTGCAATGATGTTAGTTATCTTCTCCCTGACTACTCCAATGGGAATAGCATTAGGCATGGGAATATCAAAGATATATAATGAGAATAGCCCCAAAGCCCTAGTGGTGGAAGGAATCTTCAACTCCCTTTCCGCTGGAATTTTAATTTACATGTCACTGGTTGACCTACTTGGGGTAGATTTCATGAACCCTTTAATGCAAACCAGTCTAAAATTGCTGCTTGGATCAAATCTTTCACTCCTTCTCGGGGCAGCTTCCATGTCACTCTTAGCTAAATGGTCCTGA
- the LOC107921146 gene encoding zinc transporter 1 isoform X1 — MKTKEHSFISSLFICLLYLPVLVTAECSCENEVLSKDTGNKTKALKYKFVAISSILMAGAVGVSLPIMAKKIPTFGPQNNIFFLIKAFAGGVILATAFVHILPDAYQSFTSPCLSEKPWGVFPFTGFLAMVSAILTMMMDTFATSFCKSSHFDKALPVNGDEEMLGEHEGHVHVHTHPTHDHAHGSAESSHHLMITQRIISQVPSSFSAKSFILTKRKCYKVLEVGIVVHSVIIGVALGASQSATTIKPLVAALTFHQFFEGMGLGGCISQAKFKSRAIAMMLVIFSLTTPMGIALGMGISKIYNENSPKALVVEGIFNSLSAGILIYMSLVDLLGVDFMNPLMQTSLKLLLGSNLSLLLGAASMSLLAKWS; from the exons ATGAAGACGAAGGAGCATTCCTTTATCTCTTCTCTATTTATTTGTCTTCTTTACCTTCCTGTCTTGGTCACTGCAGAGTGTAGTTGTGAAAATGAGGTGTTGTCAAAGGATACGGGCAACAAAACCAAGGCTTTGAAATACAAATTTGTGGCAATTTCATCAATCTTGATGGCCGGGGCTGTAGGAGTTTCTCTACCAATTATGGCCAAGAAAATCCCAACTTTTGGACcccaaaataatattttctttctGATAAAAGCCTTTGCGGGTGGAGTGATACTTGCCACTGCTTTTGTACACATACTTCCGGATGCATACCAGTCTTTTACTAGCCCTTGCCTTAGTGAAAAGCCTTGGGGGGTTTTCCCTTTCACCGGCTTTTTGGCCATGGTTTCTGCTATACTCACAATGATGATGGATACATTTGCGACAAGTTTCTGTAAGAGTTCCCATTTCGACAAAGCTTTGCCGGTGAATGGTGATGAGGAGATGTTAGGGGAGCATGAGGGACATGTTCATGTTCATACGCATCCCACTCACGATCATGCTCATGGATCTGCCGAATCATCTCATCATCTTATGATCACCCAACGTATTATTTCACAGGTACCATCCAGTTTCTCTGCCAAGTCATTCATTCTAACCAAACGTAAGTGTTACAAG GTATTGGAGGTGGGGATTGTAGTTCATTCTGTGATAATTGGAGTGGCATTGGGTGCATCCCAAAGTGCAACGACAATCAAGCCTCTTGTAGCAGCATTGACTTTCCATCAATTCTTTGAAGGCATGGGTCTTGGTGGCTGCATCTCTCAG GCAAAATTCAAGAGCAGAGCCATTGCAATGATGTTAGTTATCTTCTCCCTGACTACTCCAATGGGAATAGCATTAGGCATGGGAATATCAAAGATATATAATGAGAATAGCCCCAAAGCCCTAGTGGTGGAAGGAATCTTCAACTCCCTTTCCGCTGGAATTTTAATTTACATGTCACTGGTTGACCTACTTGGGGTAGATTTCATGAACCCTTTAATGCAAACCAGTCTAAAATTGCTGCTTGGATCAAATCTTTCACTCCTTCTCGGGGCAGCTTCCATGTCACTCTTAGCTAAATGGTCCTGA